In Defluviitalea raffinosedens, the genomic stretch GGAATTGATTGGGTTTTATTTGGTGTGCTGTTTAGTTTTCAAAGATCGATGATGTTATTTGGTATTTATTTCTTCGCGTTTTTCGCGACAACGAAGAATATCTTATCACATCTTTTTTGCTTTGTCAACACTTTTTTGATTTTATTTTTTCATCCAATCTGTAGCATTTGTGGATGAGCTTGTCAAATCGTGTCGACGAATGCTATTATAACAAGATTATAATTTCTTGTCAACACTCTTTTTCATTTTTATTTTGCTCAGAAAAAGAGTCTATTATTCATGGTCCCAGAACTTACGTTTTTGCGACCACGGATTGTTATTATATAAGATCCAATTAGAAAAGTCAACTATCTTTTTAATTTTATTTCGAATAAGTCAAAAGATCATCTCATAAAATTAGGTAGGAGATCAGTAAACTTCCGTAAGGAGTGATACCATGAGCAAAAAGATTTCTTCTTTAAACGAAGAGCTCAATAAACAACAAATCAATTTAATCATCGTCTTGTCTTTGATTGGTTTTTTCTTATATATCTTTATTAATATTTTATTTCCTTATGCAGGCACTTTATCTGTTATATTCTTAGCTATTACGGTGGGATTAATGCTATATAGTTTGATTTCCAAAAATAACACTTTATTATGGTATGCTTTAGTCTCTGTAATCATATCAATCATTTTAGCTCTTTGGCACCACCCCTTTTTTTCATAAGAAAAAGTTTTCCTTGTATGTAATAAAAAAATAAGCACAGAAATCTGTGCTTATTTTTTTATTAATTTATTTATTTAACATTAGCTTTTGCCATTTCTACTAATTGAGCAAAACCTTTTTCGTCATTAACAGCCATATCAGCCAAAACTTTTCTATTGATATTAACTCCAGCCAATTTTAAACCATTCATAAATTTGCTGTAGGAAAGACCGTTAATTCTAGCAGCTGCATTAATTCTTGTAATCCATAATTTACGGAAATCTCTTTTTCTTTGTTTTCTTCCAATATAAGCATAGTTTAAAGATTTCATAACTGCTTGTTTAGCAGTTCTGTATTGTTTAGATTTTGCACCTCTATATCCTTTAGCTAATTTCAAAATTCTTTTATGTCTCTTCTTAGCATTTAATCCGCCTTTAACTCTTGCCATGTTTTAGACCTCCTGTTCTATATATATAAATCTTATCGATATGGTAATAATTTTTTCATTTGCTTTTCGTTTGTAGCGTCAACTATACCTGCATGTCTGAGGTTTCTTTTTCTCTTTGTAGTCTTTTTAGTTAAAATATGACTTTTATTAGCTTTTGCTCTTTTTAATTTACCTGTTCCTGTAACTTTAAAGCGTTTTGCTGCTCCTCTATGTGTTTTCAATTTAGGCATTGTTTAAGTTCCTCCTTTTAATGATTGTATATAATATACGTTACATTTGTTTTGGTGTAACGATTATTATCATGCTTTTACCTTCCATTTTAGGTTTCTTTTCAACTTCTCCA encodes the following:
- the rplT gene encoding 50S ribosomal protein L20 produces the protein MARVKGGLNAKKRHKRILKLAKGYRGAKSKQYRTAKQAVMKSLNYAYIGRKQRKRDFRKLWITRINAAARINGLSYSKFMNGLKLAGVNINRKVLADMAVNDEKGFAQLVEMAKANVK
- the rpmI gene encoding 50S ribosomal protein L35 → MPKLKTHRGAAKRFKVTGTGKLKRAKANKSHILTKKTTKRKRNLRHAGIVDATNEKQMKKLLPYR